From Oncorhynchus nerka isolate Pitt River linkage group LG1, Oner_Uvic_2.0, whole genome shotgun sequence, the proteins below share one genomic window:
- the dipk2b gene encoding divergent protein kinase domain 2B: MYQCECVSVCLCMCERICDTCMRVCVQCVVLLSMHPIMPLKRCDPSAVGFVRLTVCVLSWLLCVCWAPTVVEAAGTPPAPQQKALSLQRAFLGLDKCNACVGTSICKKLLKDQIRFDWWMSPDTTLPLAEKQSFPGNLTDDSLSWRPVVLSFLSSPRLHSSSDRSICRSVGRQGPCSIEAVLRVTPRFQSLNQSHLLLPHIVKGLAPPLLRCPSQRLLDRVVRRYAEVVDVGSIQMKHFSERDKLRLLYTLAVNQQPLILQMFPGTEGWPFPRYQGSCGRLMVWASSRPLWGLYGSSREFIQRVDVAYQLLQITQGLGHNSLGFLLYYTRLEEEMFGLLDDQRVFITDASSIGVIDLEQGFPPDPPSQTGSGGDIFSCLGQGASPCHRSPPCSSVRPTQSLTLLCTALLPRLLLTEMGAQPTRLPMDGEAEAGRLARDVPLLLGVCADPSQPDWRIIAAVGSLMDLLKPMRPCNPLYTYRYPECRYNQDY; this comes from the exons ATGtatcagtgtgagtgtgtgtcagtatgtctATGCATGTGTGAACGTATTTGTGATACGTGTATGAGGGTGTGCGTGCAGTGCGTGGTCCTTCTCTCCATGCATCCCATCATGCCCCTAAAGCGATGTGATCCGAGTGCCGTGGGTTTTGTgaggttgacagtgtgtgtgttgagttGGCTGCTATGTGTGTGTTGGGCTCCAACAGTAGTGGAGGCTGCTGGTactccccctgctccccagcagAAAGCCCTCAGCCTGCAGAGAGCCTTCCTGGGGCTGGACAAGTGCAATGCCTGCGTGGGGACGTCCATCTGCAAGAAGCTCTTGAAGGACCAGATAAG GTTTGATTGGTGGATGTCCCCGGATACCACACTCCCATTGGCTGAGAAGCAGAGTTTCCCGGGGAACCTTACAGATGATTCATTAAGCTGGCGTCCTGTGGTCTTGtcgttcctctcctccccccgtcTGCACTCGTCCTCCGACCGTTCAATCTGTCGCTCGGTGGGACGGCAGGGTCCCTGCAGCATCGAGGCCGTCCTCAGGGTCACACCCAGATTCCAGAGCTTGAACCAATCACATCTTTTGCTGCCCCATATTGTGAAG GGTTTGGCACCTCCCCTGCTGCGCTGTCCCTCCCAGAGACTACTGGACCGCGTTGTGCGCCGCTATGCTGAGGTGGTGGACGTGGGCAGTATTCAGATGAAGCACttctcagagagagacaaactACGGCTGCTCTACACGCTAGCTGTCAATCAACAGCCTCTCATACTGCAG ATGTTCCCAGGCACCGAGGGCTGGCCATTCCCCCGCTACCAGGGCTCGTGTGGCAGGCTGATGGTGTGGGCAAGCTCCAGGCCTCTGTGGGGCCTTTATGGTTCCTCCAGGGAGTTCATCCAGAGGGTGGACGTGGCCTACCAGCTACTCCAGATCACCCAGGGCCTGGGCCACAACAGTCTGGGTTTCCTGCTCTACTACACCAGGCTAGAGGAGGAAATGTTCGGCCTGCTGGATGACCAGCGAGTGTTCATCACAGATGCCAGCAGCATAGGGGTCATTGACTTGGAGCAGG GGTTCCCCCCAGACCCTCCCTCCCAAACAGGCTCTGGCGGGGACATCTTCTCCTGCCTGGGTCAGGGTGCATCCCCCTGCCATCGCTCTCCTCCCTGCAGCTCTGTCCGCCCTACCCAGAGCCTCACTCTGCTCTGCACAGCACTCCTGCCCAGACTGCTGCTCACAGAGATGGGGGCCCAGCCAACCAGGCTACCCATGGACGGTGAGGCAGAGGCGGGGAGGTTGGCAAGAGACGTGCCCCTGTTGCTGGGTGTTTGTGCAGACCCTAGCCAGCCTGACTGGAGGATCATAGCAGCAGTAGGATCTCTGATGGACCTGCTAAAACCCATGAGGCCCTGCAATCCACTCTACACCTACAGGTACCCAGAGTGCAGATACAACCAAGACTACTGA